The nucleotide window atTATAATtgattatatgtatacatatatatatttgtattatgccatttttttgaacgtatgtttgaataaataataataaattacaaaataaattcttaAGTCAATTATATATCtccctttaattttttatcataaaagggaattttttaaaaattcttatAWTTTTACTCATTACATAATATtccatttataatattataaattaattttaatatatttcgattttatgatataaaaacattCCGTATATAAACACTGTATTAATGGAAGGTAATTAATTCctaatatgttataataattatgaactagaaatttataaaaagtagAGTAAATAGAGAAATGAACATATAATTtctttcattatttatagtACTTATATGGTAaaatagttatttttataattaaactttaattttaatttattataatgattaCATTAATTAGGAATCCAGGTAAATTAACtcagaaattatttatttatttacttattatttaatattcaatattttactcattcaaaaatattatcttcatatatatgttgCAAATTTTACACTAAATAGTTACAATTTTCCTTGTCAAATATTTATCTGATAGTAacttatgtaatatatattcaaacTTAAATGTGCATTTTATGTCAGTAATTCAATAAAagcttggaaaataatatgtatcATAATCCATGAATAAATATCTAACTTATATTTTggataatatattattttttattcatataataatatatatatcttacGTATCATTGTATTTCACATTCTTTAGCAATAAGTGATATTGTCGAGAATGTATAAGTTTAATTGATGTAGTAtgcaaataatatatatataaagttaaGATGTAATTTACTCTTGAATATTctacatattaataaataagtaaatccattatatttaaaatataataatttatgttataagatgtgattatatttttttaccctttaattctaatataaatgtaaaaacatatttatgacGAGATAAAAGGGAGATAActatatttacacatataatttttcaaataatgagcattttataaaattattagattaaaattaatttaatacaatccttattttttttataatttttggtttatataattttttaacgcattatattttattattatataattttagttaaacaaaataactACATTATTGATATAAAAGTTATGTATTTACCAGAAAATCATTTACCCATCTAAATCATCGTAAGAAACATCTAATAATGTGTATCTTGTGTTATTACATACTctaaattaacatatatataaatacaatatatataatataaatattatattattaaagtAATATGcattaatatacattttacgATAGTGAATAtcctaaaaatatatcaatataggtaattaataatttaaaaataataaattctgTACTAATCCatctttattttgtatattattaattctaTGGTGTAGCATGATAAGGTCATTCAAAAGGattcatataaatgttaatttattaaatcaatatttttatatgataatatgaatatgttccttttatgaatatacttctcttataattatattactaattttattataaaatatagtacaacattaataaaaaaataatatatatatgattaaatTTAAACAAGTTATCCAAAACCTTTAGTAAAAgctatttttatatcattataatattttatttaatagtaaattaaatattaaataacattttttttgtatttcttttaattgtCTCTAATTCGAGAAAATGGGAACTAGTCAAAAAGAACATTGggtaattttcatttttttaataattacatgtataatagctatttatttaattaatttatatttttgtttatgtaTTAACTTTATAacaatcattttttttattttttccttatatatatattaattattttttttttcacatcagTATATTGACTATAATGATTACTTTAAAGTATTAGATAAGCATAAAAGTACTATTATCTATCCTTATGAAGAACATTACCTTGATAATATCATGCCTTTTTTACGCACTAAAATCCATGACCTGAATAAGAATGAAGAtattattaagaaatattttagaCTTTTAAGAAATgatcaaattttttcttactcagctctgaaaaaaaattattgtaaatatattaacatatggCTAAATAAGGAATACAGGGATAATAATCACCATAAAAGAATACcaaattttgatttttttaagacaTTTATaagtaaattaaattatgaaatatataaaaataaaactactacatgtgaaaattatataaatcatttaGATACGGAAACAATTAGTAAAATTGACTTTTTACATAGTTTATATgaagaatataataaaattaaatctCCCAGAATAACGgatttaaataatacatgTAGCAAAATTGATCTTCTAGCTAAAAATTATCGTGAatctatatataaatattatgataaagataaagatttatataataaattagaaAAGATTAAAGAACTAATTGATAAAATAACAGGAAATGATAATTCTCCTTGTAAAAAGAAGATATATTTCACAAAACCGACAGAACTTGAACACATCCTAGAAGAACAAGCACGGACGGAGGCTGAGGAACGTGAAAAAGAGATACGTCAAAAGGAAGCAGCCAGGAAggcggaggaagaagcgaaaaaactGCAGACAGAAAAAGATCTCGaacaacaaaaattattacagcctaaaaatttattaacaaCATCACGCGATAATCAGTTACAGGAATTGCATCATGACAAGGGGCATTTCCATTCCACTAGTTATCGAGAACAATTACCAGAATTAGTAACTTCCCGATTACCGAGACCTACACAAAGTTTTGAATCTTTCGTAAGGCAAGAATCATCAACAGGATCGTTATTGGAGGAAGATCTTACAAAAGAAGATATGGGACAAGGAGAAATACTTTATGAACAACGAGGTAGAGATAAAACAAGATCTGGTACATTTTTGGGCTCATTAGGATTTCCAGGTTATATTACTGAAGTTTTAGGTTCTGTTGATCCAGTACCAGTTGttggtgtatctggtggaatgggtgctttatttttactttttagggtattaaaaattttaaaccattaaaaaaaattttgtaatgaATATGCGTAAAAATTACTATTATAATGCAATTgtgttttaaattttttcaaattttctttttaatattagtaTACACCTGTTGGAGCCTTCtttagaggaggaagaggacgcgTACATAGAATTCCCCGTAGTTTCAATGGACAATTCTTAGGAGGATTTCCAGGATATGAAGATTATGAAGGTGGGTATATCGGATATGGTCCAATGAATCCTCTAGCGGAATAGGCCATGTTgcgttatttcttcataaaaaataagtttatttataaggtGACAATAAGATAAAAATCATGCATTCGATaactatatttaaacaaataaaaaataatatctctaataaatatatattttttaataaaaaaatctaaatattatatagttcTTTGTATAAAATTGATCCAATTGTACCATATATATAGCAGTAGTATTATGATAAATgtcataaaatgaaaagaataacataaataaagttAAATTACAAGAATATtgcatttattattgttCAAATGATGTATCACAAAAgtattaataattcatataaaatatattgtataattattacaatgaaaaaagcatCACTATTTATAAGTTTATATGtaatacacatatacttgtaaaatgtaaatatgctaaaattatctaacatgcataataaaataataaattaatctaatcacataactattttttttcctattaaaacaaatgcttacaatttatgtaattatattttaaaaaatgaattaaactacattacatatataaacacTCTCTACCTAGAAATGATACagctttttataaaaataaattaatctaaaatatatgtaataaattttattaattctaaaagtattataaatgataggtatatacatatagttaaaatacatttccttatatgttatattatgTGATCAGTTATTTAATGGAAAcctattcatatattataattatttcatttaattatattaaataatattcatttccatttttagtaagatattttttctaattacacataacaataaattttttattttataatacacaTTGCATACATTAAGTTAAATACTACATTTCTCAATTGAGTTTTAGCACAGATATATTTTCTCTaagttatattatataaaatatgatttcagaaaacaatataattaatcgTCTaaactataaatatatttcacaaaattacTATTAATATTGAACTAT belongs to Plasmodium vivax scf_7220 genomic scaffold, whole genome shotgun sequence and includes:
- a CDS encoding variable surface protein Vir6, putative (encoded by transcript PVX_121345A), whose amino-acid sequence is MGTSQKEHWYIDYNDYFKVLDKHKSTIIYPYEEHYLDNIMPFLRTKIHDLNKNEDIIKKYFRLLRNDQIFSYSALKKNYCKYINIWLNKEYRDNNHHKRIPNFDFFKTFISKLNYEIYKNKTTTCENYINHLDTETISKIDFLHSLYEEYNKIKSPRITDLNNTCSKIDLLAKNYRESIYKYYDKDKDLYNKLEKIKELIDKITGNDNSPCKKKIYFTKPTELEHILEEQARTEAEEREKEIRQKEAARKAEEEAKKLQTEKDLEQQKLLQPKNLLTTSRDNQLQELHHDKGHFHSTSYREQLPELVTSRLPRPTQSFESFVRQESSTGSLLEEDLTKEDMGQGEILYEQRGRDKTRSGTFLGSLGFPGYITEVLGSVDPVPVVGVSGGMGALFLLFRYTPVGAFFRGGRGRVHRIPRSFNGQFLGGFPGYEDYEGGYIGYGPMNPLAE